In one Nostoc sp. KVJ3 genomic region, the following are encoded:
- a CDS encoding RNA-guided endonuclease InsQ/TnpB family protein: MYNRVSQSTIGGDYKLLTNYAYKLRPNVTQSNKMGGWLDMLRSTYNWSLTDRIAQYNQQFIQGDYCDIRTKSEACPLTCFVSKNGASGEPWKDAKKDLDGKLKNPRRSAGDIQITALPQLKKARPWFGKIDSTVLQQNVKRLDTAYKNFFDGRGFPKFKNRSNFTSFTYQMGVKVQGSKIYLPKLGWMRFFKSRLIPDGFTLKSATIRKRQDGWYVSIRIEDKSIPDYVLKPIDEVKSILGFDLGITKLVHLSDRYQINNPKFSTNKKAKRTLKIRQRRVSRKVKGSKNCKKAASKLGRFHKKITDKRVTYQWDVANLIVS; the protein is encoded by the coding sequence GTGTATAATCGAGTTAGCCAATCGACAATAGGAGGTGATTACAAACTGCTAACAAATTACGCCTACAAGCTGCGTCCTAACGTTACTCAGTCAAACAAAATGGGTGGATGGCTAGATATGCTTCGCTCTACCTACAACTGGAGTTTGACTGACAGAATAGCTCAATATAATCAGCAATTTATTCAGGGAGACTATTGTGATATCAGAACTAAATCAGAAGCCTGTCCACTGACTTGTTTTGTTAGCAAGAATGGTGCAAGCGGAGAACCTTGGAAGGATGCTAAGAAAGATTTAGATGGCAAGCTGAAAAACCCACGGCGTAGTGCTGGAGATATCCAAATAACGGCTTTACCTCAGCTAAAGAAAGCTAGACCGTGGTTTGGTAAAATTGATTCTACAGTGCTACAACAAAACGTTAAACGTCTTGACACTGCTTACAAAAACTTTTTTGATGGTAGAGGGTTTCCCAAATTTAAAAACCGGAGCAATTTTACATCCTTTACTTACCAGATGGGCGTGAAAGTTCAAGGGAGTAAAATCTACCTTCCTAAGTTAGGATGGATGCGATTCTTCAAATCTCGCTTAATACCAGATGGATTTACTCTCAAGTCCGCGACAATCCGCAAGCGTCAAGATGGTTGGTATGTCTCAATTAGGATTGAAGATAAAAGTATTCCAGATTACGTATTAAAACCAATAGATGAAGTTAAGTCTATCCTTGGTTTCGACTTAGGAATAACCAAGCTTGTTCACTTGTCGGATAGGTATCAAATTAATAATCCTAAATTCTCAACTAACAAGAAAGCTAAACGTACTCTGAAAATTAGACAGAGGCGAGTTAGCAGAAAAGTTAAGGGTAGTAAAAATTGTAAAAAAGCAGCTAGCAAGTTAGGACGTTTTCACAAAAAGATTACAGATAAACGAGTCACTTACCAGTGGGACGTTGCAAACCTCATAGTATCTTGA
- a CDS encoding sulfate ABC transporter substrate-binding protein, protein MVKQLFPQKKPASTQTSALLLATGLSLSILIPSYAAGTANKTVSVNQKPQLMSQAGKTVEITLVSYAVTKAAYQKIIPEFVAKWKREKGQDVVIRESYGGSGSQTRAVIDGLEADVVALALALDTKKIEKAGLIQPGWENEAPNNSIVTHSVVALETREGNPKKIQGWSDLTKSGVKVITANPKTSGGARWNFLALWGAITKNGGSEAQALNYVTQVFRNVPVLPKDARESSDVFYKKGQGDVLLNYENEIILAAQQGKTSPSYVVPQVNISIDGPVTVVDKNVDKHRTREVSEGFVKFLFTPQAQREFAKVGFRPVNSTVTKEVQNKFPKISKLYNVQSLGGWDTLQKKFFDDGAIFDKIQSGRR, encoded by the coding sequence ATGGTGAAACAACTATTTCCCCAGAAAAAACCTGCATCTACTCAAACCTCTGCACTTTTGTTAGCAACTGGCTTGAGCTTAAGTATCCTTATTCCTTCTTATGCTGCGGGCACTGCTAATAAAACTGTTTCTGTTAACCAGAAGCCTCAATTGATGAGTCAAGCCGGTAAGACGGTTGAAATCACTCTCGTTTCCTACGCAGTCACCAAAGCTGCTTACCAGAAAATCATTCCTGAATTTGTAGCGAAATGGAAACGCGAAAAAGGTCAAGATGTAGTAATTCGGGAAAGTTATGGTGGTTCTGGCTCTCAAACCCGTGCAGTAATTGACGGATTAGAAGCAGATGTTGTAGCCTTGGCGCTGGCATTGGATACCAAAAAAATTGAAAAAGCCGGACTTATTCAACCAGGCTGGGAGAACGAAGCACCAAATAACTCAATTGTGACTCACTCAGTAGTTGCCCTAGAAACACGTGAAGGTAATCCGAAAAAAATTCAGGGTTGGAGTGATTTAACCAAATCAGGGGTAAAGGTGATTACAGCCAACCCTAAGACTTCAGGAGGCGCACGGTGGAACTTTCTGGCTTTATGGGGTGCGATTACTAAGAATGGTGGAAGTGAAGCTCAAGCTCTTAACTATGTTACCCAAGTCTTTCGCAATGTCCCTGTGTTACCTAAAGATGCGCGGGAATCGAGCGATGTCTTTTACAAGAAAGGTCAAGGGGATGTTTTGCTTAACTACGAAAACGAGATTATCTTAGCAGCACAACAAGGAAAAACTTCACCATCTTATGTGGTTCCTCAAGTGAACATTTCCATAGATGGGCCAGTAACAGTTGTGGATAAAAATGTTGACAAGCACCGTACCCGCGAGGTTTCCGAAGGTTTCGTTAAGTTTCTTTTTACACCGCAAGCTCAACGTGAGTTTGCCAAAGTTGGTTTTCGACCTGTTAACTCTACTGTCACAAAGGAAGTACAGAATAAATTTCCCAAGATTTCTAAGCTTTATAATGTTCAGAGTTTGGGAGGCTGGGATACTCTTCAGAAGAAGTTTTTCGACGACGGTGCAATCTTCGACAAAATACAAAGTGGCCGACGCTAA
- a CDS encoding sulfite exporter TauE/SafE family protein — MNAIQLLLLIAIFFLTSVISVITGSTSLITVPVMLQLNIEPRIALATNMLALTFMSVGGTLPFIGKKTIDRNRLPIIISLTLLGSIIGALLVLVVPSKSMPLIISILMIVVAVFSITNRNAGIVLRIGRPSPIEEIGGYVATFVLGVYGGFFSGGYVTMLTAAYVSLFRMTFVQAIANTKFINIFSSLIATIIFFTQGIVDYKLGIILSITMFIGGIVGSRVALRLSNLWLRRIFLSTVIALALKTLFDFAAYSPKI, encoded by the coding sequence ATGAATGCTATCCAATTACTGCTCCTCATTGCAATTTTCTTTCTCACAAGTGTCATAAGTGTCATTACAGGAAGTACTTCTTTAATTACCGTCCCTGTAATGTTGCAATTGAATATTGAACCGCGTATTGCACTTGCCACTAATATGCTGGCATTAACCTTTATGAGTGTTGGTGGTACATTGCCTTTTATTGGTAAAAAAACAATTGACCGCAATCGCTTACCAATAATAATTTCCCTAACGCTTTTAGGCTCAATCATTGGTGCATTACTTGTTTTAGTTGTACCGTCAAAATCTATGCCTCTGATTATCTCGATTTTGATGATTGTAGTTGCCGTATTTTCAATCACCAATCGGAATGCTGGAATTGTTTTAAGAATAGGAAGACCATCACCAATAGAAGAAATTGGTGGATATGTGGCAACTTTTGTGCTTGGTGTTTATGGTGGTTTCTTTAGTGGTGGCTATGTCACTATGCTCACAGCAGCTTATGTCAGCCTATTTCGGATGACATTTGTACAGGCGATCGCAAACACAAAGTTTATCAATATTTTTTCTTCGCTGATTGCCACCATTATTTTCTTTACACAGGGAATAGTTGATTACAAACTAGGTATTATTCTGAGTATTACTATGTTCATTGGTGGAATTGTTGGATCGCGGGTTGCCCTCAGACTTAGCAACCTCTGGTTACGACGTATATTTCTCAGCACAGTAATTGCTCTTGCACTCAAGACGTTATTTGATTTTGCTGCATATTCACCAAAAATTTAA
- a CDS encoding class II glutamine amidotransferase yields the protein MCQLLGMNCNVPTDICFSFEGFSARGGKTDDHSDGWGIAFFEGKGCRMFLDAQPSVASPVAELVRSYPIHSTHVIAHIRKATQGKVALHNCHPFRRELWGQYWVFAHNGNLPNFDPENLGFYQAVGDTDSEKAFCTILETLRSRFPDGKPDIKKLYPVLKQISDAIAKIGIFNYLLSDGEHFFAHCSTKLSYIVRQAPFAAAHLIDQDMTVDFREVTTERDRVAVIATTPLTDNEVWTQIKPGELLIFQDGLPLKYAFT from the coding sequence ATGTGCCAATTGCTCGGAATGAATTGCAATGTTCCAACAGATATTTGCTTTTCTTTTGAAGGGTTTTCTGCACGGGGAGGAAAAACGGACGATCATAGCGATGGTTGGGGCATTGCTTTCTTTGAAGGAAAGGGATGTCGGATGTTTTTAGATGCCCAACCTTCTGTTGCTTCTCCGGTAGCCGAGTTGGTGCGGAGTTATCCCATCCACTCAACTCATGTCATCGCCCATATCCGTAAAGCTACTCAGGGTAAAGTTGCCCTACACAACTGCCATCCTTTCCGTAGAGAATTGTGGGGTCAGTATTGGGTGTTTGCCCACAACGGTAATTTGCCAAATTTTGATCCAGAAAATTTAGGCTTTTATCAAGCTGTAGGTGATACAGATAGTGAAAAAGCATTCTGTACGATCTTAGAAACATTGCGATCGCGCTTTCCTGATGGTAAGCCTGACATCAAAAAATTGTACCCTGTACTTAAACAAATTAGTGATGCAATTGCAAAAATAGGTATCTTTAATTACTTATTATCTGATGGAGAACACTTTTTTGCTCATTGCTCAACCAAACTCAGCTACATTGTCCGTCAAGCACCTTTTGCAGCTGCCCATTTAATCGATCAAGACATGACTGTAGATTTTCGGGAAGTGACTACCGAACGCGATCGCGTTGCTGTCATTGCTACCACACCTTTGACTGACAACGAAGTTTGGACACAAATCAAACCCGGAGAATTACTAATTTTTCAGGATGGTTTGCCCCTGAAATATGCATTCACTTAA
- a CDS encoding putative quinol monooxygenase encodes MTNQTIRIVARIIALPNKVEELKAVLLELIEPSRYEAGAIEYKLLQNQDEPTDFTFVEEWTSHEALNTHLDSPHFQAVAAKLEGLVSAAPDIRYYHLLA; translated from the coding sequence ATGACTAACCAAACTATTCGCATTGTTGCCCGTATTATTGCTTTGCCTAACAAAGTAGAAGAACTAAAAGCTGTACTGTTGGAACTCATTGAGCCAAGCCGTTACGAAGCAGGTGCGATCGAGTATAAACTTTTGCAAAACCAAGACGAACCAACAGACTTTACTTTTGTAGAGGAGTGGACTTCTCATGAAGCCCTGAATACTCATCTAGATTCACCCCACTTCCAAGCGGTAGCAGCTAAACTCGAAGGTTTAGTGAGTGCTGCACCAGATATCCGTTACTACCATCTTTTGGCATAG
- the purE gene encoding 5-(carboxyamino)imidazole ribonucleotide mutase — translation MTPLVGIIMGSDSDLPTMKDAIAVCEEFGVENEVAIVSAHRTPERMVQYAQLAHQRGIKVIIAGAGGAAHLPGMVASLTPLPVIGVPIATRNLQGVDSLYSILQMPAGIPVATVAIGNAKNAGLLAVQILATQQPELLKRVQLYRQTLCESVIAKQAKLEQLGYEQYLQQMF, via the coding sequence ATGACTCCCCTAGTTGGTATTATCATGGGCAGCGATTCTGATTTGCCCACCATGAAGGACGCGATCGCAGTTTGTGAGGAATTTGGCGTTGAGAATGAAGTAGCGATCGTTTCTGCTCACCGTACCCCAGAACGCATGGTGCAATATGCTCAACTTGCACACCAACGTGGTATTAAGGTAATTATTGCCGGTGCCGGTGGTGCTGCCCATCTGCCGGGAATGGTAGCGTCTTTAACACCACTTCCTGTTATCGGTGTTCCTATAGCCACCCGGAACTTACAAGGCGTGGATTCTTTATATTCTATTTTACAAATGCCCGCAGGAATTCCTGTAGCAACAGTGGCGATCGGTAATGCCAAAAATGCCGGACTTTTAGCAGTACAAATCCTCGCAACTCAGCAACCAGAATTGTTAAAAAGAGTACAACTATATCGCCAAACTCTATGTGAATCAGTAATTGCCAAGCAAGCAAAACTAGAACAACTAGGCTATGAGCAATATTTACAGCAGATGTTTTAA
- the nagA gene encoding N-acetylglucosamine-6-phosphate deacetylase, whose product MTQVIENPVDIINARVPGYKDLQMLLVNQQGIIEQILPMGTVEARSRASIINVAGDWISLGGVDLQINGALGLAFPNLTAENAHKLQEISQFLWDVGVDGFLPTLVTTSVENIQRSLAIIAEVITNQPAGAKILGVHLEGPFLNFQKRGAHPAEYLLPLTMDRVKQVLGDYAHVVKVITLAPELDLTGEVIPYLRSLGIIVSLGHSQATAALGQRAFKQGATMVTHAFNAMPALHHREPGLLGAAIINPDVMCGFIADGEHVSPTMLQILLRASYQEKGLLLVSDALSPLGLPDGVYPWDSREIEVKNGTARLADGTLSGTTLPLLVGVQNLVKWEICDVESAIALATNAPRKAIGLPGIVKSQSANLLRWHWDKTTKKLTWQRASTGEMLKKPGG is encoded by the coding sequence ATGACCCAAGTAATAGAAAATCCTGTAGATATTATCAATGCTAGAGTGCCTGGTTACAAAGATTTGCAGATGCTCTTGGTTAACCAACAGGGCATAATTGAGCAAATCTTACCAATGGGTACGGTAGAAGCACGCAGCCGTGCATCTATAATAAATGTTGCTGGCGATTGGATTTCATTGGGTGGCGTTGATTTGCAAATTAACGGTGCTTTGGGTTTGGCATTTCCTAATTTAACGGCTGAAAATGCTCATAAGCTCCAAGAAATATCACAATTTTTATGGGATGTTGGAGTAGATGGGTTTTTACCGACACTTGTAACAACTTCAGTAGAAAACATTCAGCGATCGCTTGCGATTATTGCTGAGGTTATCACCAATCAACCAGCAGGGGCGAAGATTTTGGGAGTACATCTAGAAGGGCCATTTTTGAATTTTCAAAAGCGTGGCGCACACCCAGCAGAGTATCTCTTACCCCTGACAATGGATCGGGTAAAGCAGGTTTTGGGTGATTATGCCCATGTTGTGAAAGTCATCACTTTAGCACCGGAGTTAGATTTGACTGGCGAAGTAATTCCATATTTGCGTTCTCTGGGAATCATTGTCAGTTTAGGGCATTCTCAAGCAACAGCGGCCCTTGGGCAACGTGCCTTTAAACAAGGTGCAACGATGGTAACTCATGCTTTCAACGCTATGCCAGCATTACATCACCGCGAACCAGGGTTATTAGGGGCAGCAATTATCAATCCTGATGTAATGTGTGGTTTTATTGCTGATGGTGAACATGTTTCGCCCACAATGCTGCAAATTTTACTTCGCGCTAGCTATCAAGAAAAAGGGCTGTTACTTGTCAGCGATGCCCTTTCTCCTTTGGGGCTACCCGATGGCGTGTATCCTTGGGATAGTCGAGAAATTGAAGTTAAAAACGGTACGGCACGACTAGCCGATGGCACTTTGTCGGGGACGACTTTACCCTTGTTGGTGGGAGTGCAGAATTTGGTGAAGTGGGAAATTTGTGATGTAGAAAGTGCGATCGCTTTAGCTACTAATGCACCTAGAAAAGCGATCGGTTTACCAGGAATTGTTAAGAGTCAATCCGCTAACTTATTACGCTGGCATTGGGATAAGACTACAAAAAAATTAACTTGGCAACGTGCCAGCACCGGAGAAATGTTGAAGAAGCCAGGAGGTTAG
- a CDS encoding site-2 protease family protein, whose translation MNGTIRVGNLFGIPFYIHPSWFLVLGLVTWSYSSGLAAQFPQLSAGLALLLGLMTALMLFASVVAHELGHSFVAIGQGIDVKSITLFIFGGLASLEKESKTPGAAFWVAIAGPMVSLLLFGILTAIGITTTASGPLAAILGVLASVNLALALFNLIPGLPLDGGNILKAVVWKITGNPYKGVTFASRVGQIFGWVAILSGIVPLLFFGSFGNFWNLLIGFFLLQNAGNAAQFARVQEKLTGLTAEDAVTIDSPIVSANLSLREFADERVISGQNWHRFLVTDNDGQLVGAIAVDNLRTIPTAMWSETQVKEVMRPITESTTVQSDQPLLEVMQLLEEQKLSVLPVIRKNGVLVGILEKTAIIQLLQSRTQPNPA comes from the coding sequence ATGAATGGCACAATTCGCGTTGGCAATCTCTTCGGAATTCCCTTCTATATCCATCCCTCATGGTTTTTAGTTCTGGGTTTAGTAACTTGGAGCTATAGCAGTGGACTAGCGGCGCAATTTCCCCAATTGTCTGCGGGATTAGCTTTGCTACTAGGACTGATGACAGCGCTGATGTTATTTGCCTCTGTCGTCGCCCATGAACTAGGCCACAGTTTCGTTGCAATCGGTCAGGGTATTGATGTCAAATCCATCACGCTATTTATATTTGGCGGTTTGGCTAGCTTAGAAAAAGAGTCCAAAACCCCAGGTGCAGCTTTCTGGGTAGCGATCGCTGGCCCAATGGTAAGTTTACTACTATTTGGTATCCTTACAGCTATTGGTATCACTACTACTGCATCAGGCCCGTTAGCGGCAATTCTTGGTGTTCTCGCTTCTGTTAACTTAGCATTAGCCCTATTTAACCTGATTCCTGGCTTGCCCTTAGATGGCGGAAATATACTGAAAGCTGTTGTTTGGAAAATTACAGGCAATCCTTATAAAGGTGTAACCTTTGCCAGTCGAGTTGGGCAAATCTTTGGTTGGGTGGCAATTCTTTCCGGTATAGTTCCCTTACTATTCTTTGGCAGCTTCGGTAACTTCTGGAATTTGTTAATCGGCTTCTTCTTGTTACAAAATGCTGGTAATGCGGCTCAATTTGCCAGAGTGCAAGAAAAACTTACAGGTTTGACAGCCGAGGATGCTGTAACTATTGACAGCCCGATTGTATCTGCTAATCTGAGCCTAAGAGAGTTTGCCGATGAGCGAGTCATCAGTGGGCAAAACTGGCATCGGTTCTTAGTGACTGATAATGATGGACAATTAGTAGGTGCGATCGCAGTTGATAATTTACGAACCATCCCGACAGCAATGTGGTCAGAAACTCAAGTTAAAGAAGTCATGCGACCAATTACCGAATCTACCACAGTCCAATCAGATCAACCTCTGCTGGAAGTCATGCAGTTACTCGAAGAACAAAAACTATCTGTGCTTCCTGTGATTCGTAAGAATGGCGTTTTAGTTGGAATATTAGAAAAAACTGCAATTATCCAGCTACTTCAAAGCCGAACCCAACCTAACCCTGCATAG
- a CDS encoding putative bifunctional diguanylate cyclase/phosphodiesterase: protein MKLDRNLYLYSFLAHFRWLKKSYTAKIMFVAFLGTHIPLLTLLLSFVISNSYSLEMAARVMIIALLATLAGTAATLYALNHLLKPVILTSAALQNYLNTKTLPELPTEFADEAGTLMADTSQTLHKLDELIHHITNYDNLTGLPNRDLFCDRLQQILSQPENNQRLVAVFLLSIDDFTGMSHGLDRQTTNLLLRAVGQRLSTCVVQTDILAHLNGDEFALARIDIHSLENVIKLSQVLLNTLNKPFSLEGNSVHISVSIGITINQPNDRNGIDQLLQQAHIALYQAKQQGRSQYQFYSPEINAQLQERLTLENELHGALERGEMLVYYQPLIDLNSGEITAMEALIRWQHPTFGMISPTKFIPIAEANGAIVPIGEWVLRTACAQTRAWQLAGFPPIRISVNLSSRQFEQPYLVEIVNQILEETELQASSLELEVTESFLMADIERSVKTLKQLQELGICLALDDFGTGYSSLNYLKRFPVNMLKIDQSFVQDVMSNPDSAAVTDAIIALAKSLRLKITAEGVETQEQLEYLQKRGCDEGQGYYFSRPVPADIIAPMLQKSSQQVETITV from the coding sequence ATGAAGCTCGATCGCAACCTCTACTTGTACTCGTTTTTAGCTCATTTCAGATGGCTCAAGAAAAGTTACACTGCTAAAATTATGTTTGTGGCATTTTTGGGCACTCATATACCACTTCTAACTTTACTCTTGAGTTTCGTCATTTCAAATTCCTATTCCTTAGAGATGGCGGCGCGAGTTATGATTATTGCTCTATTGGCAACATTAGCAGGTACAGCCGCTACCCTCTACGCCCTAAACCATCTCCTTAAACCAGTAATTTTGACATCTGCTGCATTACAAAATTATCTGAACACCAAAACACTACCGGAATTACCTACAGAATTTGCTGATGAAGCGGGTACATTGATGGCGGATACTTCACAAACTCTTCACAAATTAGATGAGTTAATTCACCATATTACTAATTATGATAACCTGACTGGATTACCCAATCGTGATTTATTCTGCGATCGCCTCCAGCAAATTCTATCCCAACCTGAAAATAATCAGCGCCTTGTAGCTGTCTTTTTGCTCAGTATTGATGATTTCACTGGTATGAGTCATGGGTTGGATCGTCAGACAACAAATTTGTTGTTAAGAGCAGTTGGACAGAGGTTATCAACTTGCGTAGTGCAAACAGATATTCTTGCCCATTTGAATGGAGATGAATTTGCCCTTGCCCGAATTGACATTCATTCTTTAGAAAATGTAATTAAGCTATCTCAGGTGCTGCTGAATACCCTAAATAAACCCTTTTCTCTAGAGGGTAACTCGGTTCATATCAGCGTCAGCATTGGGATCACAATTAATCAGCCAAACGATCGCAATGGCATAGATCAACTTTTGCAACAGGCTCATATAGCCCTATACCAAGCGAAGCAGCAAGGGCGTAGCCAATACCAATTCTATTCGCCAGAAATTAATGCTCAGTTACAAGAGCGGCTGACTTTGGAAAATGAATTACATGGAGCGCTTGAACGTGGCGAAATGCTGGTTTATTATCAACCTCTGATTGATTTAAATAGCGGAGAAATTACAGCGATGGAAGCTTTGATTCGTTGGCAGCATCCTACTTTCGGTATGATTTCCCCAACCAAGTTTATTCCCATTGCCGAAGCTAATGGTGCGATCGTACCAATTGGTGAATGGGTCTTACGAACTGCTTGCGCCCAAACCCGTGCTTGGCAGCTTGCTGGATTTCCCCCAATTCGGATATCTGTGAATCTGTCATCTCGACAGTTTGAACAACCATATCTGGTTGAGATCGTCAACCAAATTCTTGAGGAAACTGAACTCCAGGCATCTTCCTTAGAACTAGAAGTGACAGAGAGTTTTTTGATGGCTGATATTGAGCGTTCAGTTAAAACCTTAAAACAATTACAAGAACTGGGTATATGCTTGGCTCTGGATGATTTCGGTACTGGTTATTCCTCCCTGAATTACTTGAAGCGCTTTCCTGTGAATATGCTCAAAATTGATCAGTCATTTGTACAGGATGTTATGTCTAATCCTGATAGCGCCGCCGTTACCGATGCGATTATTGCTCTCGCAAAGAGCCTCCGGTTGAAAATTACGGCGGAGGGTGTGGAAACTCAAGAACAACTTGAATACCTGCAAAAGCGTGGATGTGATGAAGGTCAGGGTTACTACTTTAGTCGTCCTGTTCCTGCTGATATAATTGCCCCAATGTTGCAAAAAAGTTCTCAGCAGGTAGAGACAATTACAGTATAG